The segment AGCTCGCAATGCGCTTCAGCTCCCGCGTGCTGATAGAGCGGGCTGTTGAACAGCGGATCGAGGTGCAATGCGGCGTCCTGGGCAATCACGCGTTGACCGTCTCGGAATGTGAAGAGATCATCAACTCGGGCGAGGTTGTGGGCTACCGCGACAAGTACCCGGAGGACACACAGCCGGGAAGCGCGGATCTCGCGCCGAGCATCATTCCCGCCAGGATTCCAAAGACCCTTGCAGACGAGATACGCTCCATGGCAGCAGCAGCCTTTAAGGCGATCGACTCGCGCGGGATCTCCCGGGTCGATTTTCTTATCGACTCGGCCGCGATGAAGCCGTACGTCAATGAGGTCAATACCATGCCGGGGTCGCTTTCCTTTACCCTCTGGGAGGGAAGCGGGGTGAAGCCTGCGGAGCTTGTTATTCGTCTGGTGGAATTGGCGCTTGAGGCCCATCGAGAAAAGCGCTCAACCCATTTCAAATCGACAGAGGGCAGGGCGTTGGTGGATCGGCGGCATCTGGTGACGCCGGGCAAATAGGAGCAGGGTATAGGGTAAAGGGTGTAGGGTCTAGGGGAGGATCGAGACGTGGAACTCCTAAACCCTCTAATGAGGTTTTATGCTGTATCACCTGCTTTTCCCATTGCATCAAAGCTACGCTGTCTTAAACGTCTTCCGGTACGTGACCTTCCGTACGGCCGGGGCCATCCTGACCGCGCTGCTGATCAGTTTGCTGTTGGGACCTGCGCTGATCCGCAAGCTTCAGGAGTTGCAGATCGGTCAAAGCATCAGGGACGACGGGCCAGCGGGGCATCTGCAGAAGGCCGGGACGCCTACGATGGGTGGGCTCCTGATCCTGGCCTCTGTGCTCATCGCCACGCTGCTCTGGGCGAATCTGACCAACCGGTTCGTCTGGCTTGCCCTGTTTTGCACGGTCTGGATGGGGGCGGTGGGGTTCATCGACGACTACCTGAAGGTGGTGTCCAAGAATAGCAAGGGACTCTCGGTCAGAACAAAACTGTTGTGGCAGGTGATTCCCAGCCTACTCATTGGACTCTTCCTGTACATCAACCCGGTTGATCCATTTACGACGAAGCTGACTATCCCCTTTCTCAAGGACTGGATGCCCGATCTGGGCTGGGGCTATGTCCTGTTCGTGGCGCTGGTCATTGTTGGCACATCTAATGCGGTGAATCTGACCGACG is part of the Candidatus Methylomirabilis limnetica genome and harbors:
- the mraY gene encoding phospho-N-acetylmuramoyl-pentapeptide-transferase, encoding MLYHLLFPLHQSYAVLNVFRYVTFRTAGAILTALLISLLLGPALIRKLQELQIGQSIRDDGPAGHLQKAGTPTMGGLLILASVLIATLLWANLTNRFVWLALFCTVWMGAVGFIDDYLKVVSKNSKGLSVRTKLLWQVIPSLLIGLFLYINPVDPFTTKLTIPFLKDWMPDLGWGYVLFVALVIVGTSNAVNLTDGLDGLAIGPILMTAAAYTVLAYIAGHASIAHYLQVIFVRGSSELTVFGGAIVGASLGFLWYNAYPAQLFMGDTGSLALGAALATLAVLVKSELLLLIVGGVFVAEAISVIMQVFSYRTTGRRVFRMAPLHHHYELNGMAEPKIIVRFWIVSFILALLSLTTLKLR